In Xiphias gladius isolate SHS-SW01 ecotype Sanya breed wild unplaced genomic scaffold, ASM1685928v1 HiC_scaffold_1002, whole genome shotgun sequence, one genomic interval encodes:
- the LOC120787005 gene encoding twinkle protein, mitochondrial-like, translating to MATVASTSRASFVDLPARKESFSLFIDKTTGQFLCKDTLVGGSWEDLQDCLEVMQKEGQDCLSPHVLLGYPESVEEQEERERELREVQTIWSSSVPLTDLHEDEAHLIKTMFQVLLAVGRPPLSVSWPWTFA from the exons ATGGCTACAGTTGCCTCCACGTCCCGAGCATCTTTTGTCGATCTGCCTGCCAGGAAGGAGAGTTTCTCCCTGTTCATCGACAAAACCACGGGGCAGTTTCTGTGTAAAGACACGCTGGTGGGAGGGAGCTGGGAGGACCTCCAGGACTGTCTGGAGGTGATGCAGAAGGAGGGGCAGGACTGCCTCAGCCCTCATGTGCTGCTGGGATATCCAGAGAGTgtagaggagcaggaggagcgGGAGAGGGAGCTGAGGGAGGTGCAGACGATCTGGTCCAGCTCCGTGCCCCTCACTGACCTCCACGAGGACGAGGCTCACCTTATTAAAACCATGTTCCAG GTCCTACTGGCAGTGGGAAGACCACCTTTATCAGTGAGTTGGCCCTGGACCTTTGCATGA